DNA from Salvelinus alpinus chromosome 17, SLU_Salpinus.1, whole genome shotgun sequence:
ctcacggatgaagctctggcctgtttgatattgattagccccgaggacagacgtgattatggtgctttagtgggagcactgaggaggcgctatggacagtgtgtacagcccgggcTGCTGCGTTCCGAACTGAGTAATAGACGCAGGCAGCCTGGAGAGCCTCTACgggtgctagctaatgacattgagagcctctctcggcgggcatatgctcacatgcccccctccgtgcagagcgagctagcacgggaccagttcatacaggcgctctctcctacggagctgtgcatacagacccagctggctcaCCCTGAGCCATTGCAGACagccttggagatggctttggagaaggagctggtgtgggctggggcttcagctggggctttggtgggggtgcagggagacagAACCTCTGTGCGGgctggggggcagagcagcccagagccggaaaagcctgcatgggatgctgaaatgacagaactcatttgtgctgtgtcgctacaggcggcacgaaacacacgccctggtcccagggtctgctggggttgtggccagccaggccatctgcgccgggattgccccatgtcccccagagttaagggaaacggctcggggtccgcatagaccgggtagtgcggacccctggctttctttcccaaccaccatcatcttcaggaggagcccaccggcacagatggggaagcaaggctccacttccccagaagcagacgagggcaagctgatggagcctgttgttgtggtgggccgaacctgtgttggggacttttgtcatgtccctgtcactgtggagggtgtgccctgctctgccctggtggacactgggttcacagtaaccctggtgaggccggatattgtgccaggttggactcagtgtgaacccacaactgtgcagctccgcacagtcacaggtgagctggcacccatgaaagggaagggaataatgactctgacagtagggggcaggTCTGTGCGTTatcctgtgtgggtggcggctgtgcaggacccttgtatactggggttggactttcttaggagcacaggctgccagttagacctaaatgggggcacactgagcttccagggagggccggcagtcaccatggccccccctaatgtcacattcactcaacccaacaaaccctttactccaacagttaaagcagcagagactcatggctgccTCCCCTCCCCCACATCTGTGTGTGACTTTTCCCAAGCCCCTCTGTCACCTACAGCTgtgtgttacattcccccagctacctccatgaCACATCCCTCCATGAGCCCGGGCCGCgcctccccagcccagctaccccagatgggagaggagaggacactgtctgcagtgagggagataagggggaggaactgtgttggtcttgaccccgagcagcaggaacggttgtggcagttgctgtttgaattcagagacagctttgcgctgagtgaggaagaggtgggtcagactcatctggtgcagcatgagatcgacacaggtgatgctcgacccatcaagatgcgtccacgccgtatcccgctggcacgccaggaggcggcagacaaggctgtgttggagatgcagcgggcAGACTTCATCAAGCTctcagacagcccctgggcggcgccagtcgtcatggttcctaagaaggggggcaagctgaggttctgtgtggactacaggcggctgaatgaggtaaccaggAAGAACTCGTACCCCATACCACGTATCGATGAGTCACTAgacctggttagggggtcctcctggttctcctcactagacctctgcagtggctactggcaggtgcctctccccagaggccagagccaaaattacgttctccactaacagaggacactggcagttcaaggtcctgtgcttcagcctgtgcaacgctccagctacttttgagtttgagtttattttattttttacaggtgtaacagtttaactttacgtccgtcccctcgggcgcgaaccagggaccctctgcacacatgaacaacagtcacccacgaagcatcgttacccatcgctccacaaaggccgcggcccttgcagagcaaggggaaccactacttcaaggtctcaaagcgagtgacgtcaccgattgaaacgctattagcgcgcaccaccgctaactagctcgccatttcacatcggttacacagggacagtgcacattaatcaacgtttcagtaaaagtgccggttttagccagccggctaattttcaaccgcagtccctgggcaggttattaataacaattacaatatagacaatcattgagcagtgagcacacgcagagcaacataggacaagcaagacatagcatacagacagagcaacataggacaagcaagacgtagcatacagacagagcaacatagaacaaaaagcagcaagacaaaattcataaaagcaacaaaatctttccacacctcacaagctacagacaacagacaacatggaaagcggcaatacacagctagggattatgttcacagatctgattgacctttagccatgtcttcatgcattttgtgaaagtgtgatatgtggtgcagttatgtgtgtctgatggcagtgtattccagacatcatgggaagctctcacagagaaagtggatttactaaaggtgctttcatggcagaccttgtctcatggcagaccttgtggatctgctgccatatgtttgggttttctgtttaacaaaaatactgagtggagggggagccaggccatttaggatcttgaatacaagacatgcgtcggtgtattgcacaagattttcccaactcaggagttcatgctttctgaggatgtgacagtgatgatggctattgggcttcctatcaagcactttgagagcctgtttgtagacagactgaataggttttaatgttgtacagcaagcttgggcccaactagtcaagcagtatgttaagtgggggaatatcatagatttgaagtacagttttcctacctctgtagtcaaacaatttcgtataaatcggaaattagctaagttgaatttggttattactttttcacatgctttttaaaagagaggttggaatcaagtatgatgccaaggtacttaaaatcagataccacctggagcttctcccctgacacatagacatctggctcagtagcatctgttgccctctttgtgaagaacatgcaaacagttcttttcacattgagatgcaaacacgagtcactgagccactttgtaacctggaccattacagtagtgagttcttgtgcagcttgttgtttgctctttgcatgcacatatatcactgtatcatctgcatacatttcaacgtcagacccagtacagacagaaggcagatcattaatgtacaggctgaacaggaggggccccagtattgacccttggggcataCCCACATCATAGCtgagagtgggcgacagctcattgcgcactctgacacactgagttctgccttcaaggtatgatttcatacatctcaaggcatcgggggaaaagttgaacttggacaattttgtgatgagaatctcatggttaacagtatcaaaagccttccttaggtccagaaacataGCCCCAACAACGCACcatttgtccatcttggacttcacattttccagaagaaagcagttggccgtttctgtggagtgtttcgctctgaagccaaactgcatggagtgtaatgtgaagggtctgttgttgaggtgggcaatcagttgttctgctacacacttttcaacaacctttgacaccacaggtagtatactaatgggcctgtagttactcacgtcagcagggtcgcctgatttaaagatggccattattatggccgacttccatacccttggaaacaccccgagaccaatagatgtgttggtgaccttagtaatggggccaatgagtgactctttgtagtttttaagaaaggtagagtccagcccaaacacatctttggctttatAGTTCTTTAGggagctaatcaccttgttcacctttgactcagaaacctcccttatgatgaagacaggttgagcatcattcactagcactgagcccaagaaaccagtggaggggttctgtgtcagtaccctgacagggtcaataaagtaggaattgaaggctattgctatttcgactgcatcccgtgttagattgttattcaccatgatttctagtctttttgcagtgttactatggtctttccctgttaacttttttagattctcccagatcaatttagaatttccctttgcttcaccaattaggttaataaaaaagtttgccttggcctgtctgatttctttcatcaccttatttctcaacatggtaaacctatgtctgtcatgctctaatttggatCTTAGAGCTATTTTTAGAGCATAATCTTGTTTTTTCatcaatttccagatttctccatttagccaaggaagagtgctcttttggacaggtttggatttgattttctttaggaaaccatttattgtagtctggattgtggatagaaaaacctgactatcagcttccacgtctgtataggacaagagatcattccagttaattcccttaattgcgttttcaaaatagtttaattcactcttaggtattcttagttgatccggctttctaacagtagagaggttaaacctgctcttagacagctttctggctataagtgtcagattatgatcagatagcccagtaaccatattgaatgatttagtcactctggtttattactgaacaccaaatcaatctgtgttttagagcaacaagtcaccctggttggccctttaactagctgtgtaagatcaaaggtattagtgatccgtttgagggttttcctacaagacttcataattaatgttaaaatctcccactaaaatgacctctttcccaaaatcacattccctaagcatcttattaaactgatcaaaaaacaCACTTTTTGAGCAtttgatggacagggtgctggatggcatcccccgacagcagtgtctggtatacctcgatgacatcctggcccatggcagctccttccagtcagccctggtggcgctacggcgtgtgctggagagggtggctgccgcaggtctgaagctccaccccgagaagtgccacttcatgaggagagaggtgtccttcttgggccaccAAGTGGGGAAAGaggggatcagcaccatggaggacaaggtGGGGGCTGTCcgagattggcccacccccaccgaccagcgtcagctgaagagcttcctgggcctggcctcgtactacaggTTTGTACGGGGCTTCTCAAGCGTCGCTGCTCCCctgaaccgcctgctgccgaaggacaaggCCTTCACGtggacagtggagtgtgaggaggccttcaacaccctcaaacgtgcactgatcgaggcctccgtgctcgccccccctgacctcaccttgccctttatcctggacacagacgcgagcaatgtgggcatgggtgAGGTGCTGGCACAGGtggggccagagggggagagagtggtggcgtacttcagcaaaacttttgacaaacatgagcgccgctactgtgtcacccggcgggagctcCTGGCTGTGGTGGCTTCCGTCAAACACTTCATGTACTACCTGGGTGGCCTGCCCTTtactgtaaatcaaatcaaatcaaattttatttgtcacatacacatggttagcagatgttaatgcgagtgtagcgaaatgcttgtgtaaggactgaccactctgctctccagtagctcatgtctttcagagagccagagCAGGTGGCtcgctggttggaggagcttcagccgtatGACTTCACAGTGGTGCACAGGTcaggggcacgccactccaacACTGACGCCATGTCCTGTCGGCCCTGTACTGCAGACGGCTGCCGCCATTGCGagcggagagagggacgggagagagcgCTGTGTGCCTCCTGCacgcctgccctcctcatgctggggagagagatccgcaccccctgcggagatggcgtttggttggcccctggatagccctcatgttcccccggggccggagtatgcccggagactccaggatcgcctggagacagcccacaccttcgccagagagcagctggtgaatgcaggtgtgaggcagaagaggaactatgacgtgcacacccggagaaggcactttgtggctggggagctggtctgggtctacagcccactaaggaaaaaaggcagatgccccatgttggacagtcactgggtgggaccctgcagtgtcctggagAGGGTAAGGGAGGATGTTTACCGggtgcagcttcctcccagggggagaaaggtggcactgcaccgggacaggttagccccatacagaggggcctcttctccccaaaccccagggacccccacaattcccctctctgacaatgacattctccaggtgccgcagacaaggctccagacagcccactcccccctgtctccctccctgtgtcaCTGCGTGGTTCCCCGGAGCCACGGACTGTATTCCCCGTTCCCGCATCCTTGTCCCCCATATCCCTGGAGGGGgtttgggcagggggatggagcattggaagttaaaaccaggtttagccattgttcttcctcttatgtctgggcttcacaagagaaggtcacggttggtTTGTAGGgtatctttcatttatttggcgtgggctacggccaaacagtagcctgtgtaaagttgggttaataaaccatCAATTCGTtaactcaatcctctgtctggacaattgttcctttatgatctagtccggtcattacagtatgttattgacagtgatgcaaatgaatacaaatagtagaattatgccatacttttattttgaaggcttaACGCAAAGTCCACTGTTGtgactaatccttattgtggctagcttcacatagatgggtccgaccaccattaatcaaataagaactgtcttatgaGTTCTTATTAAAATAGTCTTATGAGGGTTATTTTAGAAGATGACACCTGGCTATATAGTTAGCGAGGTAACTATAACTATtgaaacagattatgtcgttttcctatgtttttggggaagaacattgtttgcatccatgagctagctagctttttttatgaccagcactgtaggtgcgcgagacaactttaccagcatcatagcatacgtatcgatgaatcgttgtgacatatgaaatacgagtgatactgtaatcaatgtgtaataactacgtaaaaaatgtatgaacgcgtaaaattattatgtgacgtgcagtcatattcaggtcctgattggtcaacaagcttaattGACACATCAAAGTGTTAAATAGTGtatttttttgacacgcaaagacccaaacggcgttccatagaaatcctagttgagaatgaaacgactgaacaaatgaacaacgaaacagcacagcacagcaagtgaaagaaataggttttgattatgtttttactgggaatggggacatacgtaaatgccaacaaaataactttttggtcagtgtgatgtgtgtgtgtaacctttatttaactaagcaagtaagttaagaatacattattttttactatgacggcctaccccggccaaacccgtacgacgctgggccaattgtgcgccgccctatgggactcccaatcacggccggatatgatacagcctggattcgaaccagggactatagtgacgcctcttgcactgagatgcagtaccttagaccgctgtgtccatgtgtgtatgtgtgttaactatttaactgtactagaatgtttaaggcctacaaaagcctattcctgctcttttcctgcaatccatcaaacacattttgtgtgtcatcatagtggtctctgacctgtggtcagactcgctcaggaggaacaaacttaaacttgcactttttttcaatgctgatttgaatgtcattgggaaaacagagaagtgtcaatgCTTTTTTTCctcacaaacatcctttctgaatttaaaagtaatcctcgaagtaatcatctagtttttcagaagtatgtgtaatctgattacaatatttttgctggtaaacGTACCAGATTACAGTTACaattttttgtaatcccttacatgtaatctGTCACTCCCCAACCCTGTCTAGCGGGTGAAGTCCACAACCGaagagaaaaggtgagaggagagtgCATAGAGACAAGAATGAATGTGTtcatggggtgtattcattccgccgattctgttgcaaaacttttcttaaaatggaagcaaacggaatgaaacgGGGATGGACCTACTTGAATTTGTCTAAAAGTTTTAGTTGCAAAAATGTTTTAGTTTATGTTTATGTTCTTGTTTTAGTTGCAAAAATGGGAACGTTAGGCTCATAAAAAAATCGTCCTCTCTAATCTTAAATGGCACTGACTTCCACTGGTGTATCTGTGCCATCATGTGAACCATGGTTTCTTGCTTAGTGAATCATTTAAAGAGAAACTGTGTGATTTTACTTCCCTTCATGTCCACTCATCAAATCTGGCCAATGTTGTAGTTGTCCTTTATTTCTCACACAGCTTCTTTCCACCACCATACCATCACACGTTCTCTCTGCTATAGTCAGACTGAAAAAATCTTTATTCTTACATGCAGCAGTAGCTTGGCAGAGTATAGAAAAGGCATTAAGAACTAAGGCAACTACATCTATCATTTACACAGACTAAATACCCAGAGGAAACCCAGCAGAGAAAGCATTACAGAGACACTGTGCAAAACAATCCATCAAACACTGCTGTTGTAACCTCCCTGGCTGCAGCCTCTGCCAACGGTTCTGGACCTGCAGGGTTGCTGGTTCAAGTCCCACTCTGGCGGTTCACCCCTTATTGTACTGTCACTGTATACACTCAGGAGACTGGATGCTGAAGTGGGGATGGACACAAAATGGCGCCCAGGAAGAATCGGACTCAGGGCAGTTTCCCCTGGGGAGTAGCCTACCTAATTGACACTGACATCTCCAGGTTGAGGTCAGTTCCACTTGTGATGGTAATTCAGCCGTATCAAATCAAAAGAATAAGAAATATATGTTTTTGTTTGGATTTGTGATGTATTGGAACTGACAACTTCCATTTTGGAATCTGATTTGAAATAGTGGAATTGACTCCAACCTTAATCTTTTTCTTTCCATAGGTTGGGTTTGCTTATGACATACAGGACGAATTGATTATGGCATCCAAGTTAGCACCTGATAAGTCTGATGTTAGCAATAGAAGGAAGGTTCAAATGTGACTCCCAAATAGACACACAACAAACATATGTAAAAAGAGCACCTCTTATATGATAATCTATATACAGGCATTGCTTTTCTATGTTTTACCTGTAATGTATCTTCACCAAAATTATAATAACACAAAAATTGTAATAATAACAAATAAAGCTCTTGTAATAAAAACAATATTGAAGGAAATGCTTCGAAATATTTCTTATCATATATCTCATCTTTGCAATTTGGTTGGGGAAGAAAACAtcctcaaaaaaatatatttctgagTACTGATTAATTTGACACAAACACAATAGTATTGATTTATTTCTATTGCCCCTGTTTTCAGGCTTTAATACCTGATTAGCATGGTTTAAAAAAAGTCAGATATTGAAATGTGGATTGGGCAAGCACATCCTTCCCTTTCTTTTCCCCTCACACTGTATGTTTCTCTCCTACAATCAGGAATTAGAATACAGGATCTATATGGTTAGAATCAGGAATTAGAATACAGGATCTCTATGGTTAATCAGGAATTAGAATACAGGATCTCTACGGTTAGAACTGTAATTAGAATACAGGATCTCTATGGTTAGAATCAGGAATTAGAATACAGGATCTCTGGTTGGAACCGAAATTAGAATACAGGATCTCTATGATTGGAACCGAAATTAGAATACAGGATCTCTATAGTTGGAATTAGAATACAAAACACATCTCTATTGTTTCTCTTCTCTCATCTGTCCTCAccatctctcgttctctctatcGAATACAGATTTAAATTTGGTCAGGGCAATTTTACTCATCTCCTTTCCCCAATTCtggtctctgcctccttctctcctcaacctcctcctctccccagtcctcctctcactcctctttgctccactcctcctctctctctccttccatcctctcTATCACTTTCTCCCTGTGCTTATTTCTTATAGTTGCCAAACTGGATGCCCAGACGGTCACTGACACAGCGGAAGGCAGCAGGTTGGACCTCCCAGTAGTTGACAGGGTTAGAGTAGAGGCTGATGCCATTATAGAACGACCTCTTCATCCCAAAGCCTCTTGGGCAGAAGTCATCCACTCCCACCTTGCTGATGCTGTTGGAATGGAGGTAGACCACCTACATGGTGGGAGGGGGACAGCATGGTGTTGTAATAGAGGTGCTTCAAGGCCCTTAACCTGTCTGATGAATACAACTCTACCAgtaccacagacacagacacccggacagacagacagacagacacacaccgacacccgtacagacacacacacacacacaggcacagacacacgtatatacacacacacagacacagacacccgtacagacacacacacacacacacacacacacacacacacacacagacagacacacacacacagacagacaccgacacccgtacagacacacacacacacaggcacagacacccgtatatacacacacgcagacacagacacacagtcactcaCCTGTAGGTACTTCATGTCAGGCAGACCCTTGGGGATTGCTGTGAGTCTGTTGTTCTCCAGGTGTAACTCTCTCAGGCGGGGGACGAAAGCTAGACTGCCATTCTCTATCATACGAATGTGGTTAAAGCCCAGACCCAACCTGgcaaccagagagacagagagagacagagcgtcaTCATCCTTATCTGTCTAACGCCTACCAGTATTTCTTGAAGTCACCACTGGGTGGCATGGTTGCCTAAGAAAGATCCAGAATGGAGGGTAGACAACGTGTCCACACAGAAATCTTTTATCAATGCTTGCCTCTTTTTTCAATCAAGCAGACTTTATTTCAAAGAGCTATTACATACATTGCAGTGGGGTACTTAACATTAACAACTGGAGGCTCTCAGTACTCAATTATGGCAGTTAACTCAGCCTACGCAAACATAGCTGCACACTGCCATGTGAATCCCATTGTATTTCTCTCTTATCCGCACCTGTACAAGTGTTTGTAGCGGCTCAGGTCCTCCAGCTCGATGGCCTGTATCTGGTTGTGGTCCAGATGGAGCTCATGGAGACTGTCTGGCAGGTCTGAAGGAGACAGAACACACGCCTCTTAACTAACCTTCTGGAGGAGACAGAACACACTCCTCTTAACTAACCTTCTGGAGGAGACAGAACACACTCCTCTTAACTAACCTTCTGGAGGAGACAGAACACACTCCTCTTAACTAACCTTCTGGAGGAGACAGAACACACGCCTCTTAACTAACCTTCTGGAGGAGACAGAACACACTCCTCTTAACTAACCTTCTGGAGGAGACAGAACACACTCCTCTTAACTAACCTTCTGGAGGAGACAGAACACACGCCTCTTAACTAACCTTCTGGAGGAGACAGAACACACTCCTCTTAACTAACCTTCTGGAGGAGACAGAACACACTCCTCTTAACTAACCTTCTGAAGGAGACAGAACACACTCCTCTTAACTAACCTTCTGGAGGAGACAGAACACACTCCTCTTAACTAACCTTCTGGAGGAGACAGAACACACTCCTCTTAACTAACCTTCTGGAGGAGACAGAACACACTCCTCTTAACTAACCTTCTGGAGGAGACAGAACACACGCCTCTTAACTAACCTACTGGAGGAGACAGAACACACTCCTCTTAACTAACCTTCTGGAGGAGACAGAACACACGCCTCTTAACTAACCTTCtggaggagacagaacacatgctTCTTAACTAACCTTCTGGAGGAGACAGAACACACTCCTCTTAACTAACCTTCTGATACAACATCAAAACACCAACTTCTGCTTACAATACGGTCCATCAGAATAATGTACACTGTACATAACTGGTCTCCAACTCTGGTCTTTAAGAGCTACAGGGTCTGCATTCAATAAGTTATGATCACTTCTGAGTAAACCACTTGCTCTGTGTACTGCGTACCCTTGGGTACTCCAGTGAGTTGGGCCTCAGAGATACGCAGGTAGTTCAGTTTCAGTCCCTTGAAGGCTCCTGGCTCAAACCCACTGTTCTGGATGGGGTTCCCTCCCATTTCTACAAGAACATACATAAGACACATTAGAACACGGCTGTGGCAAATTTGATTCAATTCCAGCATATTGAATATGCTGAGGTAATAGTGAAGCATTGAATGGCTCTGTAATCTTTAATGAACTCTGACCTATGCAGTTCATGCTGCCCAGTTCAGAGAAGGCCCCCTCATGGACCTTCTTGATGCGGTTCTCATGGATCCTCAGCTCCACCAGAGAGGAGGGCAGGTTCTTGGGGACTCCAGTCAGGAGGTTTCTGGAGAAGTAGAGCTTCTGCATGTGTTTCAGAGGAACAAAGGCCTTGGGGTGGACCTTGCTGATCTTATTATTCACCAGGGACAGGGcctgagagatggaaagagacagagaatgagagagcgagggagggagagaggggagtgagtaaATAAGCAAGTAAGCTACCTTTGCcccacccccactctctctcctaaGTGCCCTAGTTATGTCCAGtcagtgtctttctctctcctaagTGCCCTAGTTATGTCCAGTCAGTGTCTTCCTCTCTCcaaccacccctctctcttttcctcttctcTACTCCAGAGTGTGGCCAGCCTCTGCCTGGAGCTAAAGGGAATATTCTAGCTCacatcctctcctccctgctcccggAAAGCCTTCATTTATGCCTGTCGCACATTCAGAACAGATGACCAAGCCCAATATTGAACATGGCCAGAGAGGAAACTCACAACATGAATTAAAACAGTTACCTCTCTGTGGATGAAGACATTTTCACCATGACTGCCTGCACGACTGCCTGCCTGCACGACTGACTGCAGGGCACGACTGACTGCCTGCACGAC
Protein-coding regions in this window:
- the bgnb gene encoding biglycan b, with product MLAHSSLLLLLCLARLPTLLSALPFEQRGFWDFAMDSDVGGMMSMMRDEEEGSAIEELPPPDLPSCPFGCQCQRRVVQCSDLGLTEVPKSIPADTKLLDLQNNRITELKENDFKGLSNLYALSLVNNKISKVHPKAFVPLKHMQKLYFSRNLLTGVPKNLPSSLVELRIHENRIKKVHEGAFSELGSMNCIEMGGNPIQNSGFEPGAFKGLKLNYLRISEAQLTGVPKDLPDSLHELHLDHNQIQAIELEDLSRYKHLYRLGLGFNHIRMIENGSLAFVPRLRELHLENNRLTAIPKGLPDMKYLQVVYLHSNSISKVGVDDFCPRGFGMKRSFYNGISLYSNPVNYWEVQPAAFRCVSDRLGIQFGNYKK